One genomic region from Evansella sp. LMS18 encodes:
- the rpiB gene encoding ribose 5-phosphate isomerase B, translating to MKVVIGADHGGYILKEEITSLLEEMGIEYEDMGCNCEDSVDYPDYGLPVAEKVARGEADRGIVICGTGIGMSITANKVKGIRCALVHDMFTAKATREHNDTNVLAMGARVIGPGLAREIAKIWLSTEFEGGRHAKRIGKIAEYEQKDN from the coding sequence ATGAAAGTTGTAATCGGCGCCGACCACGGCGGTTATATTTTAAAAGAAGAAATCACGTCACTGCTAGAGGAAATGGGAATTGAATATGAAGATATGGGCTGTAACTGTGAGGATTCAGTAGATTACCCTGACTACGGGCTGCCAGTGGCGGAAAAAGTCGCCAGAGGAGAGGCTGACCGGGGGATCGTTATTTGCGGCACAGGAATCGGTATGTCTATTACGGCAAACAAAGTAAAAGGCATACGCTGTGCTCTGGTGCATGACATGTTTACTGCGAAGGCAACGAGAGAACACAACGATACGAACGTACTGGCGATGGGTGCACGAGTCATCGGCCCGGGTCTTGCGAGAGAGATTGCAAAAATCTGGCTTTCCACTGAATTCGAAGGCGGCAGGCATGCAAAACGTATCGGTAAAATCGCGGAGTATGAACAAAAAGACAATTAA
- the atpF gene encoding F0F1 ATP synthase subunit B: MNDKEANPLIQEFTWLDAIYQLAAFAVLLLLLKKFAFGPIMGMMEKREQHIADQISSAEKNREETEKQLAEQRRLIEEARREAKEIVENSRKMSSQQADEVLSSAKQEAERIKETALAEIYQEKAQAINALREQVSTLSVLVASKIIEKEMDEKEQEKLIQETLKEVGEEL; the protein is encoded by the coding sequence ATGAATGATAAGGAGGCGAATCCATTGATTCAGGAATTCACATGGTTAGATGCGATCTACCAGCTCGCAGCATTTGCCGTCCTGCTACTTCTTCTGAAAAAGTTTGCCTTCGGTCCAATTATGGGCATGATGGAAAAACGGGAACAACATATCGCCGATCAAATTTCTTCCGCGGAGAAAAACCGGGAAGAAACTGAAAAACAACTTGCCGAACAGCGTCGTCTAATTGAAGAAGCACGCCGTGAAGCAAAGGAAATCGTCGAGAATTCCAGGAAGATGAGCAGCCAGCAAGCTGATGAAGTTCTTTCAAGTGCAAAACAGGAAGCAGAGCGCATTAAAGAAACGGCTCTAGCTGAAATATATCAGGAAAAAGCGCAGGCTATCAATGCGCTTCGTGAACAGGTATCAACATTGTCTGTTCTTGTAGCGTCCAAAATCATTGAGAAAGAAATGGATGAGAAGGAACAGGAAAAACTTATCCAGGAAACTCTTAAAGAAGTGGGCGAAGAGCTATGA
- a CDS encoding manganese efflux pump MntP family protein, giving the protein MTIGFMAFALSMDAFSLSVGMGMAGLRYKHIAIIGVLVGLFHVLMPLTGIVLGKLLSQYIGMFAFIIGGTVLVLIGLQMLVASFQESRSTVLAPTGLGVLLFSVSVSIDSFTAGLSLGMLGAKTWVTIVSFGLMSALMTWVGLTLGRSMGNWLGGYSEWFGGMILIAFGLKILWGV; this is encoded by the coding sequence ATGACCATAGGTTTTATGGCCTTTGCCTTAAGCATGGATGCATTTTCCCTGTCTGTGGGGATGGGGATGGCGGGCCTTCGTTATAAACATATAGCAATTATCGGTGTGTTGGTAGGGCTTTTTCACGTGCTTATGCCTCTTACCGGTATTGTTTTAGGTAAACTTTTATCTCAGTACATTGGCATGTTCGCTTTTATTATTGGCGGAACAGTTCTTGTTCTGATCGGACTGCAGATGCTGGTTGCCTCCTTTCAGGAAAGCCGCTCAACAGTGTTGGCTCCAACCGGCCTGGGTGTGCTGCTTTTTTCGGTGAGCGTCTCCATCGACAGTTTTACTGCTGGTTTGAGTCTCGGGATGCTTGGGGCGAAAACGTGGGTAACTATCGTAAGTTTTGGCTTGATGAGCGCTCTGATGACCTGGGTAGGCCTTACTCTCGGGAGATCGATGGGCAACTGGCTTGGAGGGTACAGCGAGTGGTTTGGGGGAATGATCCTTATAGCCTTCGGTTTAAAGATACTCTGGGGTGTGTAG
- the wecB gene encoding non-hydrolyzing UDP-N-acetylglucosamine 2-epimerase translates to MPGKLKAMIVIGTRQEAVKMSPVVLGMKNQSEDFETVVVTAGKQEELLGQVMDVFRFGPDARINTDPDEGEPAEALANSLLEFNELIKSHDPDIVLLHGNTPTSVAAGLAAYYNRKKTGLVEAGLRTWDKFSSFPAEMHRQLTCTTSDIYFAPTDNAMLNLVGEGKKEERIFVTGNTAVDALKWTMAEDYKHELLEDAEDKRVILLTAHREENLGQPMDNIFSAVKRIADEHEDVKVIYPVHKIKELREQAEKTLGGHPRIQLTEPFGLKDFHNLAAKSDLILTDSGGVQEEAGSLNVPVLVLRDATERPEGIDGGTVKLAGTDEEPLYDYINTLLTDSDVYTSMKEAPNPFGDGQAAERITEAIKYYFEKQDDRPQPFRVIKT, encoded by the coding sequence GTGCCTGGAAAACTTAAAGCTATGATAGTAATTGGAACAAGGCAGGAAGCAGTGAAAATGAGCCCTGTTGTCCTGGGAATGAAAAACCAGAGTGAGGACTTTGAGACAGTGGTTGTTACTGCAGGAAAACAGGAAGAATTACTCGGACAGGTAATGGATGTTTTCCGGTTCGGCCCTGACGCCCGGATAAATACAGATCCTGATGAGGGTGAACCGGCAGAGGCCCTTGCAAACTCCCTTTTGGAATTTAATGAACTAATTAAAAGCCACGATCCGGATATAGTCCTGCTTCATGGCAACACACCGACCTCTGTTGCTGCTGGACTGGCTGCTTATTATAACCGGAAAAAGACAGGCCTTGTGGAAGCGGGCCTCCGTACCTGGGATAAATTCTCTTCTTTTCCGGCAGAAATGCATCGCCAGCTAACCTGTACGACAAGCGATATTTATTTTGCTCCTACAGACAATGCAATGTTGAACCTGGTCGGTGAAGGGAAGAAAGAAGAACGTATTTTTGTCACCGGAAATACGGCTGTTGATGCCCTTAAGTGGACCATGGCAGAGGATTATAAACATGAGCTTCTTGAGGATGCAGAGGATAAAAGAGTTATTCTGCTTACCGCTCACAGAGAAGAAAACCTTGGCCAGCCTATGGACAATATCTTCAGTGCTGTAAAGCGGATTGCTGATGAGCATGAAGATGTGAAAGTGATTTACCCTGTCCATAAAATAAAGGAACTCAGGGAGCAAGCTGAAAAAACGCTCGGGGGACACCCGCGCATTCAATTAACCGAACCTTTCGGGCTGAAAGATTTTCATAACCTTGCGGCGAAATCCGATCTGATTTTGACTGACTCAGGTGGAGTCCAGGAGGAAGCAGGTTCACTGAATGTTCCTGTTCTTGTGCTTCGTGATGCAACGGAGCGGCCGGAGGGAATTGATGGTGGGACTGTGAAGCTTGCCGGGACTGATGAAGAGCCTCTCTACGATTATATTAATACTTTACTCACAGATTCGGATGTATACACCTCTATGAAGGAAGCTCCAAATCCATTTGGTGATGGGCAGGCAGCCGAACGTATTACAGAGGCGATCAAGTACTATTTTGAAAAACAAGATGACCGGCCACAGCCTTTCAGAGTTATAAAAACTTAG
- a CDS encoding low molecular weight protein arginine phosphatase: MKKVLFVCTGNTCRSPLAEAVFNDLKPDGTYEARSAGMMAMNGMPMSEGSRAALSKRGLKEEHLSQGLTRDLLDWADLVLTMTESHKRTVIQQFPEEAGNIYTLKEFIYDDPETKQLIEKMDHHIAQLELKRAQFIKKHEEKIKKYNEDQDIKHQQQLEEELLAQLKPEQEVIEYAAAKLPSFDISDPYGAADDVYEITYREIEEAVKALIEKMKNDNEGQTEEF; the protein is encoded by the coding sequence ATGAAGAAGGTATTATTTGTATGCACCGGTAACACGTGCAGAAGCCCGCTTGCAGAGGCGGTTTTTAATGACTTGAAGCCTGATGGCACATATGAAGCCAGATCAGCGGGAATGATGGCAATGAACGGTATGCCGATGTCGGAAGGATCGCGGGCGGCACTTTCAAAACGTGGACTGAAAGAAGAGCACCTCTCACAAGGGCTGACAAGGGACCTTCTCGACTGGGCGGACCTCGTCCTGACAATGACAGAAAGCCATAAGCGCACAGTTATCCAGCAATTCCCGGAAGAAGCAGGGAATATATATACGTTAAAGGAGTTCATCTATGATGATCCTGAAACGAAGCAGCTGATTGAAAAGATGGACCACCATATTGCCCAGCTGGAGCTGAAACGGGCACAATTTATCAAAAAGCATGAAGAAAAAATAAAAAAATATAACGAAGATCAGGACATTAAGCACCAGCAGCAGCTGGAAGAAGAACTGCTTGCCCAGCTGAAGCCAGAGCAGGAGGTAATTGAGTATGCGGCTGCAAAATTACCTTCTTTTGATATATCGGATCCGTATGGGGCGGCCGATGACGTATATGAAATCACATACAGGGAAATAGAAGAAGCAGTGAAAGCTTTAATAGAAAAAATGAAAAACGACAACGAGGGACAGACCGAAGAATTTTAA
- the atpB gene encoding F0F1 ATP synthase subunit A: MITVSMAIVFFVCFFMARKISMYPTGAQNALEYLVQFIKNIISSNMDWKQGKHFVMLGLTIILYVFVANMAGIPFELATQDHVVWWKSPTSDPILTISLAIMVIVLTHVYGIKMRGLKEYGKDYFRPAPFLAPFKVLEDLANTLTLGMRLFGNVYAKEVLMLMLVALGTSSVMWGIFAFLPTIIWQAFGVFIGSLQAFIFCMLTMVYMAHKVSADH; encoded by the coding sequence ATGATTACTGTATCGATGGCAATTGTGTTTTTTGTCTGTTTTTTCATGGCCAGAAAAATCAGCATGTACCCTACAGGAGCGCAAAACGCGCTGGAGTATCTGGTCCAGTTTATCAAAAACATCATCTCCAGTAACATGGACTGGAAGCAGGGGAAGCACTTTGTGATGCTCGGGCTTACGATTATCCTGTACGTATTTGTCGCCAACATGGCGGGTATCCCGTTTGAGCTTGCGACACAGGATCACGTGGTTTGGTGGAAATCGCCAACATCCGATCCGATTCTGACTATATCGCTTGCGATCATGGTAATCGTTTTAACGCATGTATATGGTATTAAGATGCGGGGCCTGAAAGAATACGGAAAAGATTACTTCCGTCCGGCACCATTCCTTGCACCGTTTAAAGTGCTTGAGGACTTAGCCAACACTTTAACACTTGGAATGCGTCTATTTGGTAACGTGTACGCGAAGGAAGTGCTCATGCTTATGCTTGTCGCACTTGGTACATCCTCTGTAATGTGGGGAATATTCGCGTTTCTTCCAACGATTATCTGGCAGGCGTTCGGAGTATTTATCGGAAGCTTGCAGGCATTCATTTTCTGTATGTTAACGATGGTTTATATGGCACACAAAGTAAGTGCGGACCATTAA
- the upp gene encoding uracil phosphoribosyltransferase → MGKVYVFDHPLIQHKLTYIRDKETGTKEFRELVDEVASLMAFEITRELPLQEVEVETPVGPAKAKTLAGKKLGLVPILRAGLGMVDGILKLIPAAKVGHVGLYRDPETLQPVEYYVKLPSDVEERELIVIDPMLATGGSAVEAIHSVKKRGARNIKLMCLVAAPEGVEEMQKAHPDVDIYLAAMDEKLNEKGYIVPGLGDAGDRLFGTK, encoded by the coding sequence ATGGGTAAAGTTTATGTATTTGATCATCCCTTAATTCAACACAAGCTGACTTACATTCGGGATAAGGAAACGGGGACAAAGGAATTTCGTGAGCTTGTGGATGAAGTAGCGAGCCTGATGGCATTTGAAATCACACGGGAGCTCCCATTACAGGAAGTAGAAGTGGAGACACCTGTGGGACCTGCAAAAGCGAAGACGCTTGCGGGGAAAAAACTTGGTCTTGTGCCTATTTTACGAGCGGGCCTTGGTATGGTAGACGGGATTCTGAAGCTGATCCCAGCTGCGAAAGTAGGACACGTTGGCTTATATCGTGATCCGGAAACACTGCAGCCGGTGGAGTACTATGTAAAGCTGCCGAGTGATGTGGAAGAGCGGGAGCTTATCGTTATTGACCCGATGCTTGCAACAGGGGGATCTGCTGTAGAAGCAATCCACTCTGTGAAAAAGAGAGGCGCGCGCAATATCAAACTTATGTGTCTTGTTGCAGCTCCTGAAGGGGTGGAGGAAATGCAGAAAGCGCATCCTGACGTAGACATTTACCTTGCTGCTATGGACGAAAAACTTAACGAAAAAGGCTACATTGTACCTGGTCTCGGAGACGCAGGAGACAGACTTTTCGGTACAAAATAA
- a CDS encoding S8 family serine peptidase encodes MRKNSFSLILVYILILSLSVPALPLQIQSVSAAGSGTEAIDNDVMFPDRPEPPDKDEEVAVFIIQSEVSPSEITNLANRVKELVPEVEIRKTFTTLYNGFSMKMQRKDLTKVRQIEGISRIDEVAYYEPSLDESIPFIGGDKVRQMLDEEGQKLTGKGVKVAVIDTGVDYRHPDLKNNFRGGYDVIDEDADPMETEQGQGMPTLHGTHVAGIIAANGRLQGVAPEAEIYAYRTLGPTGMGTTEQVISAIEKAVEDGADVLNLSLGNMVNGPDWPTSVALDKAVEKGVVAVTSNGNSGPNLWTVGSPGTSAKALSVGASTPPMRIPYITIDVFNDKEISIQPMQKAEEWNMQRDYPLQFVGLGRKEDYENVDVKGKIVLAERGQISFTYKAKLAKKAGAVGLIVFNHTHGEFAGMLEEPVGLPVVSISKEDGEELKESLGKKDAHLRTVYREEEDLIAPFSSRGPVTHTWDIKPDVVAPGVAIDSTVPRGYLGMNGTSMSAPHVAGAAALLKQKHPDWTPDQIKAALMNTAKPLFDSNGEPYPPHIQGTGRIQLTEALNTETLVYPGALSFGKWERTDSRLEKTVDINIENHSEERKRYTIEPPFEIPDGIQWKVPFSLYLSPGEKKTVQLTMDVFPAVFNEGIYHDTILVKSGKEEIRVPYMFFVEEPDYPRLMAFIFEQTTEPDTYNYEVYFPGGADKFGIAVYDPDTFQFLTYIDTQEDIERGMFEHEIQVSGLAPGIYKALIFAEKQGHEDTIERDIFIGAQGDGEHG; translated from the coding sequence ATGAGGAAAAATAGTTTTTCGCTAATACTTGTTTATATTCTCATATTAAGCCTGTCTGTCCCGGCTTTGCCCTTGCAAATCCAGTCAGTATCAGCGGCAGGCAGTGGAACAGAAGCCATAGACAATGATGTTATGTTCCCGGATCGTCCTGAACCGCCCGATAAGGATGAGGAAGTTGCGGTTTTTATTATCCAGTCGGAGGTTTCCCCATCGGAAATCACAAACCTCGCAAACCGTGTGAAGGAATTGGTCCCTGAAGTTGAAATCCGCAAAACATTTACAACTCTGTATAATGGGTTTTCTATGAAGATGCAGCGTAAGGATCTTACTAAAGTAAGGCAGATTGAAGGAATCAGCCGTATTGATGAAGTCGCCTATTATGAACCTTCACTCGATGAAAGCATACCATTCATCGGCGGGGACAAGGTAAGGCAGATGCTCGATGAAGAAGGGCAGAAGCTGACAGGAAAAGGGGTTAAAGTTGCTGTCATAGATACAGGAGTAGACTACCGCCATCCTGATCTGAAAAATAATTTCCGGGGCGGCTATGATGTTATCGATGAAGATGCGGACCCGATGGAGACGGAACAGGGGCAGGGGATGCCTACCCTCCATGGAACCCATGTAGCCGGGATCATTGCAGCGAATGGAAGATTGCAGGGAGTGGCTCCTGAAGCGGAAATTTACGCATACCGGACTCTCGGGCCAACGGGTATGGGGACGACAGAACAAGTGATTTCGGCAATTGAAAAAGCAGTGGAAGACGGGGCAGATGTTCTCAACCTTTCTCTTGGGAATATGGTTAACGGTCCGGACTGGCCTACAAGTGTGGCTTTGGATAAAGCGGTGGAAAAAGGTGTCGTCGCAGTTACTTCAAATGGCAACAGTGGTCCGAACCTTTGGACAGTGGGCTCGCCGGGAACCTCCGCGAAAGCATTGTCCGTGGGGGCTTCCACACCGCCAATGCGCATACCTTACATTACGATTGACGTTTTTAACGATAAGGAAATATCCATACAGCCGATGCAGAAAGCGGAAGAGTGGAATATGCAGAGAGATTATCCCCTTCAGTTTGTTGGTCTGGGCAGAAAAGAGGATTATGAAAACGTGGACGTAAAGGGGAAGATCGTGCTTGCGGAACGGGGGCAGATAAGCTTCACTTATAAAGCTAAGCTGGCTAAAAAAGCAGGCGCGGTGGGGCTGATAGTATTCAACCATACCCACGGAGAGTTCGCCGGCATGCTTGAAGAACCAGTAGGCCTCCCCGTGGTGAGCATCTCCAAGGAGGACGGGGAAGAACTGAAGGAAAGCCTTGGCAAAAAGGACGCGCACTTGCGGACTGTTTACCGGGAGGAAGAAGATTTGATTGCTCCTTTCAGCTCCAGAGGTCCGGTGACACATACGTGGGACATTAAACCGGATGTCGTAGCTCCCGGCGTAGCGATAGACAGCACAGTGCCGAGAGGGTATCTGGGAATGAATGGAACAAGCATGTCCGCTCCCCATGTTGCAGGTGCAGCGGCTCTTCTTAAACAGAAGCATCCTGACTGGACGCCTGACCAGATAAAGGCGGCGCTAATGAATACGGCTAAGCCCCTTTTCGACAGTAATGGAGAGCCGTATCCGCCTCATATCCAGGGAACAGGAAGGATCCAGCTCACAGAAGCGCTTAACACGGAAACCCTCGTTTACCCAGGTGCCTTATCCTTTGGAAAGTGGGAGCGGACAGACAGCCGCCTTGAAAAAACAGTGGATATAAACATTGAAAATCACTCTGAGGAAAGAAAAAGGTATACGATAGAACCTCCATTTGAAATACCAGACGGGATCCAGTGGAAGGTGCCTTTCTCACTTTATTTATCCCCTGGGGAAAAAAAGACCGTACAACTTACGATGGATGTATTCCCTGCTGTTTTTAACGAAGGGATTTATCATGATACCATCCTGGTGAAAAGCGGGAAGGAGGAGATTCGGGTTCCGTACATGTTTTTTGTGGAGGAGCCGGATTACCCAAGACTGATGGCGTTCATCTTTGAGCAGACGACGGAGCCGGACACTTACAATTATGAAGTGTACTTTCCAGGCGGAGCCGACAAATTCGGCATCGCGGTCTACGATCCTGACACTTTCCAGTTCCTTACCTATATCGATACACAGGAGGATATAGAGAGAGGGATGTTCGAACATGAAATCCAGGTGAGCGGCCTTGCTCCAGGTATATATAAAGCGTTAATCTTTGCTGAAAAACAAGGACACGAAGACACGATAGAGAGGGATATTTTTATAGGAGCACAAGGGGACGGGGAGCATGGGTAA
- the atpE gene encoding F0F1 ATP synthase subunit C produces MGTVAIAVAIVAGLAAIGGAFGVAMVVSATLQGITRQPEIRGNLQTVMFIGIPLVEALPIIAIVVAFLLYGQL; encoded by the coding sequence ATGGGTACAGTCGCTATTGCAGTCGCAATCGTAGCAGGTTTAGCAGCAATCGGAGGAGCATTCGGTGTTGCTATGGTAGTAAGTGCAACACTTCAGGGGATCACTCGTCAGCCAGAAATCAGAGGTAACCTGCAAACAGTAATGTTCATTGGTATTCCACTTGTTGAGGCACTTCCAATCATCGCTATCGTTGTTGCGTTCTTACTTTACGGACAACTTTAA
- the glyA gene encoding serine hydroxymethyltransferase, translating to MTTLKNNALETLRKQDVEVFSAIDAELRRQQANIELIASENFVSPAVMEAQGSVLTNKYAEGYPGKRYYGGCEHVDVAENIARERAKKLFGAEHANVQPHSGAQANMGVYYTILDHGDTVLGMNLSHGGHLTHGSPVNFSGKQYNFVEYGVDEKTGMIDYEIVREKAIEHRPKLIVAGASAYPRAIDFSKFREIADEVEAYLMVDMAHIAGLIAAGLHQNPVPYADFVTTTTHKTLRGPRGGMILCKEEFAKKIDKAIFPGLQGGPLMHTIAAKAVAFGEALTDEFKEYSKQVKLNAEALGKALTNDGIDLVSGGTDNHLLLLDLRALGITGKQAEEALDSVGITTNKNTIPYDPESPFVTSGIRIGTAAVTTRGFKESDMEETGRIIAAVLKGLSHENVLAEAKKAVEKLTRSLPLYETN from the coding sequence ATGACAACATTAAAAAACAACGCGTTAGAAACGCTGAGAAAGCAGGACGTGGAAGTCTTTTCGGCAATCGATGCAGAACTCAGAAGACAGCAGGCAAATATCGAATTGATCGCATCAGAGAACTTTGTCTCCCCGGCAGTAATGGAGGCACAGGGCTCCGTGCTTACAAATAAGTATGCAGAAGGCTATCCTGGAAAACGTTATTACGGCGGCTGCGAACATGTGGATGTGGCTGAAAACATCGCCCGTGAACGAGCGAAAAAGCTGTTCGGAGCAGAACACGCCAATGTCCAGCCACATTCCGGAGCGCAGGCAAACATGGGAGTGTATTATACAATACTTGACCATGGAGACACGGTTCTCGGAATGAATTTATCCCATGGGGGACATCTAACTCATGGAAGCCCGGTGAACTTCAGCGGTAAGCAATACAACTTTGTGGAGTATGGTGTTGATGAAAAAACAGGAATGATTGATTATGAGATCGTCCGTGAGAAAGCTATTGAGCACCGTCCGAAACTGATTGTGGCAGGTGCCAGTGCTTACCCGAGAGCGATCGACTTCAGTAAATTCCGTGAAATAGCAGATGAAGTGGAGGCATATCTCATGGTGGATATGGCTCATATCGCCGGGCTGATTGCCGCTGGACTTCATCAGAATCCGGTACCTTATGCCGATTTCGTTACGACTACTACACACAAGACATTACGCGGCCCGCGGGGCGGAATGATTTTATGTAAAGAGGAATTCGCGAAAAAGATCGACAAAGCAATCTTCCCGGGACTGCAGGGAGGACCGTTAATGCATACAATTGCTGCAAAAGCTGTAGCATTCGGCGAAGCTTTGACGGATGAATTCAAAGAGTATTCGAAGCAGGTGAAGCTGAATGCAGAAGCACTTGGGAAGGCTCTGACGAATGATGGGATCGACCTTGTATCCGGAGGTACGGATAACCATCTGCTTCTGCTGGACCTCCGTGCACTGGGCATTACTGGAAAACAAGCAGAAGAAGCTCTCGACAGTGTTGGCATTACAACAAATAAAAACACAATCCCTTATGACCCGGAAAGCCCGTTTGTAACAAGCGGTATCCGTATTGGAACGGCTGCAGTTACAACGCGTGGATTTAAGGAATCAGACATGGAAGAGACAGGAAGGATCATTGCTGCCGTTCTTAAAGGCCTCTCTCATGAGAATGTTCTCGCAGAAGCGAAAAAAGCAGTGGAAAAGCTGACAAGAAGCCTGCCTCTTTATGAAACAAACTAA
- a CDS encoding AtpZ/AtpI family protein, whose product MDFQRIVKSLAIMTTISSYFIGSILLGVIAGRWLDNHFGTGGLFLAGGLLLGIGAAVTGIYYAVRRFLKDDSS is encoded by the coding sequence ATGGATTTCCAAAGAATTGTCAAGTCCCTCGCAATTATGACCACAATAAGCTCTTATTTCATTGGCTCTATCCTCTTGGGAGTTATTGCAGGAAGATGGCTGGACAACCACTTTGGCACTGGCGGATTATTCCTTGCCGGTGGGCTGCTCCTTGGGATCGGTGCTGCTGTTACAGGAATATATTATGCCGTCCGCCGATTCTTAAAGGATGATTCATCATGA
- a CDS encoding TIGR01440 family protein has translation MTVNFSTVKQSLADALTDLQEAAQLESGQLLVVGTSTSEVMGEHIGTSGTREVAEAIWEALSEFQEKTGVALAFQCCEHLNRALVVKREYADFNRLELVSAVPVPGAGGSMAALAYEKMGNAVLTEEIKADAGVDIGDTFIGMHLKKVAVPVRSKVRQVGEAHLTMARTRPKLIGGERAVYRVTPDDQTCH, from the coding sequence ATGACCGTTAATTTTTCCACAGTAAAACAGTCTCTTGCAGATGCTTTAACCGACCTCCAGGAGGCTGCTCAGTTAGAATCCGGACAGCTTCTCGTTGTCGGTACAAGCACCAGCGAGGTGATGGGCGAGCATATCGGCACATCAGGAACCCGTGAAGTGGCAGAAGCGATCTGGGAAGCTCTCTCCGAGTTTCAGGAAAAAACAGGTGTGGCTTTAGCTTTCCAATGCTGCGAGCATCTGAATCGTGCTCTTGTGGTGAAAAGGGAATATGCTGATTTTAACAGGCTGGAACTTGTGTCAGCTGTACCTGTTCCTGGCGCTGGAGGTTCCATGGCCGCCCTTGCCTATGAAAAAATGGGGAACGCCGTTCTCACAGAGGAAATCAAAGCAGATGCAGGAGTAGATATTGGCGACACATTCATCGGTATGCACCTGAAAAAAGTCGCTGTGCCTGTAAGGAGCAAGGTAAGGCAGGTAGGAGAAGCTCATCTCACGATGGCGAGAACCCGCCCGAAACTCATTGGCGGGGAACGAGCAGTCTACAGAGTAACCCCGGACGACCAGACCTGCCACTAA
- a CDS encoding ATP synthase subunit I, translating into MNDYAVIARRHSIWTSILIVLFVLTAFLTGQTTFFNGLALGAFFSLLNMLSTYSQVKRTGEAAVQGKTGRVRKAGCSFGTVTRIAFAVAAVYIAVSFPLLFDVRGVIIGLLITYIMILIEPLFHIKRL; encoded by the coding sequence ATGAACGACTATGCTGTTATTGCAAGAAGGCACAGTATCTGGACAAGCATCTTAATCGTACTGTTTGTTTTAACCGCTTTTTTAACAGGACAAACCACTTTTTTTAACGGACTGGCACTGGGTGCTTTCTTCAGTTTGTTAAATATGCTCAGTACATACAGCCAGGTTAAACGGACAGGGGAAGCAGCTGTGCAGGGTAAAACCGGCAGGGTCAGGAAAGCCGGCTGTTCATTCGGCACAGTTACCCGGATAGCGTTTGCGGTTGCCGCAGTTTACATTGCGGTTTCGTTCCCGCTGCTGTTCGATGTCAGAGGTGTGATCATAGGTTTATTGATAACCTATATCATGATATTGATTGAACCACTATTCCACATTAAGCGTTTGTAA
- a CDS encoding F0F1 ATP synthase subunit delta, with translation MRKHPVAFRYASAVFEYAQERNVLDQTAEELEVIAKVLEDTRLYEELFRHPKISTEEKKRVLTESFSGKISESSLNLLLLLADKNRLDIFGDIAGEFKALAYEAKGVAEATVYSAKPLTGDEETAVAEVFTRKSGKQKLLINNVVDKEVIGGLKVRIGDRVYDGSVAKRLERFHQRMIYGKR, from the coding sequence ATGAGAAAGCATCCAGTAGCTTTCCGGTATGCCAGTGCTGTTTTTGAGTATGCGCAGGAGCGCAATGTGCTGGATCAGACAGCAGAAGAACTTGAGGTTATTGCAAAAGTATTAGAAGATACAAGATTATATGAGGAGCTGTTCAGGCATCCTAAAATCAGTACAGAAGAAAAGAAGAGAGTCCTGACTGAGAGTTTCAGTGGAAAGATCAGTGAGTCTTCTCTTAATCTCCTTCTTCTCTTAGCTGACAAGAACCGCCTGGATATCTTCGGCGATATAGCCGGGGAATTCAAAGCTTTAGCATATGAAGCAAAAGGTGTAGCTGAAGCAACTGTTTACAGTGCCAAACCGCTCACCGGGGATGAAGAAACAGCAGTAGCTGAAGTCTTCACCAGAAAATCAGGCAAGCAGAAGCTGCTCATTAATAATGTTGTTGACAAAGAAGTTATCGGCGGTTTGAAAGTTCGAATCGGCGATCGTGTATATGATGGAAGCGTAGCGAAAAGGCTTGAGCGCTTCCACCAGCGAATGATATATGGGAAACGTTAG